The following are from one region of the Malassezia vespertilionis chromosome 4, complete sequence genome:
- a CDS encoding uncharacterized protein (COG:K; EggNog:ENOG503P4B7) codes for MIPYYGQVAASPIMNPSVTSLPHEELPSRIYTPGMDSMQSPFFADGEEHKYVSTPDRADLSYGAYQHRVNSMGIPLSTESPKPYILPAAPQPMESKRRRTLPAVDAMANSSPIGLGIEQGAVTPQIMSPYMNIVPHTAPQPMQFCFPPAMMPMGVPGMPPSGSLQMNGSMSPLAHRGAARPLGPDVASPSLLIQQQQQIKVEQGMSPLINGFSPPIYDAHAVRRANSYSAMPPWPTPDAESFFAMPRPLPSSASVHTIASPDTVPGTPRCMPSCLNAAPLQRQYSAPQPRTIRERSERRTSTDVWPDDVEVAFWEALRLIPKLGRRKVLVHGKPCGRNELIADYIERKTNKSRSRKQVSSHIQVLKNVKRHDPEFRQLIAEPVVEEDYYTPAGGVMYAQSLTDYSNGLLGVSLTNAEASLAIPASPASEALSVPYSPALSSSLSSCVTSPMLATQSPRNSPGSTMVNAFDSLHFSASPQSMNTEFAPKHGALALSELEVPPSLLPSAFSMRLQAACSDDQHVYTLLDAAASARVLQSGAPIPVLPLGAPSLSASRFPMLAEMYAQLTCPIFHIHVPLALPRLAQKSPQYDKFNVALSLTGTQNTNLVSVLSIFSHAKCVLCMVEPLEPPRALAAFPAAQDAPQGGSESPAPAPTPGADRFSWAYQAPFASEFWSDFFQRNHPVHLYGAGGMEPKPNYSKEPSERAALSLDVAGVTFLQELVVARGATEVRAQTMQNPSEPVGHASRGAALGEILCVLAWEFACTENNGAQPGVPSISLVRRHSCGVPSAGSTTPRRHTLAAAPDTPTRKGASAQKTMLGLELEPLDAPVPSSVKTERDAAANTLVVPMQPTITHTDATPRAPMVKKEDEEGAPKVAPASARKLASAAQGNEMHQDQGSFFLDEIPLGSRASISSPFSPNSTGHFSTLLPSMSVTEQEEVGAPKREAKLGGAPIPVRSNSTSALEEHEPSLISSALTFSSTTVNSLTDPSFSIDAPSDASRAGFPVSFTNWNIQHDLMDAFLSNSPTSGLGGASPPMSPTSIPFHHESNGSLMATL; via the exons ATGATTCCATACTACGGCCAAGTCGCCGCATCGCCCATCATGAACCCCAGCGTCACTTCTCTCCCGCACGAGGAACTGCCGTCGCGTATATATACGCCAGGCATGGACTCGATGCAGTCGCCTTTTTTTGCGGATGGCGAGGAGCATAAGTATGTATCCACACCCGACCGGGCCGACCTCTCCTATGGTGCGTACCAGCACCGCGTGAATTCCATGGGCATTCCTCTCTCGACCGAGTCGCCCAAACCGTATATCCTGCCCGCAGCACCACAGCCCATGGAGAGcaaacggcggcgcacactgCCCGCTGTAGATGCAATGGCCAACTCATCCCCAATCGGCCTTGGCATTGAGCAAGGTGCCGTGACACCGCAG ATCATGTCTCCCTACATGAATATCGTACCgcacactgcgccgcaaccAATGCAGTTTTGCTTTCCACCCGCAATGATGCCGATGGGCGTCCCTGGCATGCCGCCATCTGGCTCGCTACAGATGAATGGGAGTATGAGCCCACTTGCacaccgcggcgcggcacggccaCTCGGCCCCGACGTGGCGAGCCCTTCGCTCCTcatccagcagcagcaacagATCAAGGTGGAGCAAGGGATGTCTCCCCTTATCAACGGCTTTTCGCCCCCCATCTACGATGCTCATGCTGTTAGGCGGGCTAATAGCTAcagcgccatgccgcccTGGCCGACGCCCGACGCGGAGAGTTTCTTTGCGATGCCGCGCCCTCTGCCCTCCTCTGCATCTGTGCACACCATTGCCTCGCCCGATACGGTCCctggcacgccgcgctgcatgccaTCCTGCCTGAACGCTGCTCCTTTGCAGCGGCAgtacagcgcgccgcagccacGCACCATCCGCGAGCGGTCAGAGCGGCGAACCAGCACGGATGTATGGCCAGACGATGTCGAGGTCGCGTTTTGGGAGGCGCTCCGGCTCATTCCCAAGCTTGGGCGGCGAAAGGTCCTCGTCCACGGCAAGCCGTGCGGCCGGAACGAGCTGATTGCAGACTATAtcgagcgcaagacgaACAAGTCGCGCTCCCGAAAGCAGGTTTCGAGTCATATCCAAGTGTTGAAAAATGTAAAGCGGCACGATCCCGAGTTCCGGCAGCTCATCGCCGAGCCCGTCGTGGAGGAGGATTATTACACGCCCGCCGGCGGTGTCATGTATGCACAGTCGCTCACCGACTACAGCAACGGCTTGCTCGGCGTCTCACTCACGAACGCTGAGGCGAGCCTTGCGATCCCAGCCTCGCCCGCGTCGGAGGCGCTCAGCGTACCCTACTCGCCCGCGCTTTCCAGCAGTCTGTCGTCCTGTGTGACGAGCCCTATGCTTGCCACACAGTCCCCACGCAACTCGCCTGGGTCCACGATGGTAAACGCGTTTGACAGCCTGCATTTCAGTGCATCGCCCCAGTCGATGAACACAGAGTTTGCGCCAAAACACGGTGCACTAGCCCTCTCCGAGCTGGAGGTGCCGCCCAGCCTGCTCCCTTCGGCATTTTCCATGCGCCTCCAGGCCGCTTGCTCCGACGACCAGCATGTGTAtacgctgctcgacgctgccgccAGCGCTCGCGTTTTGCAGAGCGGCGCCCCGATTCCCGTGCtgccgctcggcgcccCGTCCTTGTCTGCCAGCCGCTTCCCCATGCTGGCGGAGATGTATGCACAGCTCACATGTCCTATTTTTCACATCCACGTCCCACTTGCCCTCccgcgcctcgcgcagaaATCGCCGCAGTACGACAAGTTCAACGTCGCGCTGAGTCTGACCGGCACGCAAAATACCAACCTCGTTTCTGTCCTCTCTATATTCTCCCACGCCAAGTGTGTCTTGTGCATGGTCGAGCCCCTGGAGCCACCGCGTGCGTTGGCGGCTTTCCCTGCGGCACAAGACGCGCCACAAGGAGGAAGCGAgtcgccggcgccggcgccgacACCCGGCGCGGATCGCTTTTCCTGGGCGTACCAAGCGCCGTTTGCCTCGGAGTTCTGGAGCGACTTTTTCCAGCGCAACCATCCGGTGCACCTCtacggcgccggcggcatGGAGCCCAAACCCAACTACAGCAAAGAGCcgagcgagcgcgcggcgctgagccTCGACGTTGCGGGCGTCACATTCCTCCAAGAGCTTGttgtggcgcgcggcgctacagaggtgcgcgcacaaaccATGCAGAATCCTTCTGAGCCCGTTGGCCACGcaagtcgcggcgcagcccTTGGCGAGATCCTCTGTGTCCTGGCCTGGGAGTTTGCATGCACAGAGAACAACGGAGCGCAGCccggcgtgccgagcatctctctcgtgcggcgccactcgtgcggcgtgccgagcgcaggAAGCACAACACCCCGCCGGCACACGCTTGCAGCCGCGCCTGATACGCCGACGCGTAAAggcgccagcgcgcaaaagaccATGCTGGGCTTGGAGCTCGAGCCTTTGGACGCGCCGGTGCCGTCCAGCGTCAAGAcagagcgcgacgctgccgcgAATACATTGGTCGTGCCGATGCAGCCCACCATTACACACACGGATGCAACGCCACGCGCGCCCATGGTTAAAaaagaggacgaggagggCGCGCCGAAGGTGGCGCCTGCTTCGGCACGCAAGCTTgcgagtgcggcgcagggtAACGAGATGCATCAGGACCAGGGCTCCTTTTTCCTCGACGAAATACCGCTTggctcgcgcgccagcatCTCCTCGCCATTCTCACCCAACTCGACCGGGCACTTTAGCACGCTTCTTCCGTCCATGAGCGTCACCGAGCAGGAGGAAGTCGGTGCGCCGAAACGAGAGGCGAAACTTGGAGGCGCGCCGATACCTGTGCGGAGCAACTCGACGAGCGCCTTGGAGGAGCACGAGCCTTCGCTGATTTCGTCTGCCTTGACGTTTTCCTCGACAACGGTAAATTCCCTCACAGACCCGTCTTTTTCCATCGACGCACCGAGCGATGCGTCTCGAGCGGGATTCCCGGTATCGTTTACGAATTGGAACATACAGCATGATCTTATGGATGCTTTTTTGAGCAATTCCCCTACCTCTGGCTTAGGCGGTGCTTCCCCTCCCATGTCCCCGACATCGATTCCATTTCACCACGAGAGCAACGGCTCTCTTATGGCTACCCTGTAA
- the TEL2 gene encoding telomere binding protein (TransMembrane:3 (o788-808i820-840o869-887i); COG:S; EggNog:ENOG503NUCB), with amino-acid sequence MAAALVARPESVETWEALLSALLPPLALVDGVPDACSIDPTCVPPASALGAWWATMQHTLLTNTIVTWGAQLAEHALLRPILRGYFAPHASTSACACVWRHTLQTCTEQLFAARQAQIHPAVRTALGDVLGMFGEGDVVLRMLCACDAEPRAAKRDAMWTDTCAQLIALPLRAANFYAHETPVPEQAYMQRLALSWERALAPEHAERLAVLAAKFVRTGYTTPHPSRTSFWEAVMPAMIARSVAHAAPPFPAPYTHAWRTVLEALETWQGAWVHTLARYLDQACIAPSPCAWPLAPHEQGPGTEGKAFFSQRALDARNAVYALLALVGGVHVNGPDAPDTQYTTRLAMLHIGNAFPSTVWTPLIALAFAAWLHDDALQELVAFWSEKDRIVRASVKQEQYLAAMLLAYTTTARTLPAWKHIATAPHFLQGVSSHLAHTDPCVRRLGMLVAECVSAVTVTPPAKPLAFPRAVWDGRGEGKEVCRVLRALQHTFRMDHVVDARGNLDAWQAALAVTHAPPAVAYPAARAPPLSLRRPVRKAPSTARAMIHVLEPDAPSSTSSAYISYDTPAQAEDMSDDEPDSSDDEVAPAAAPGTLDTALQKHTPPPVYIHQLAPLARAHDYRQNKLLLRHAAPLLRRKTGWGNEIAEHATDLCIALCAMQDTYHIRDFQQRRIAALAALCTACPDPAADCIFEQLFLPHYSAMQRIAMLHATADAAQELAGCSPTQSPPETLEHLADVAAQRARQLGEDQVVASAPHADAARLHAVRAALARPPAFAPPGSIKPTVPFAMVATTTFLYPLANRLWTYWRAPRRLYAGSEALMTPSVLAALLHTLGLFSHFGRNAARFYREAVPDLLQIVDHVLAELNEDVLVCGAALALALVLLDAVRDAHMEMALFQQHAPLLARLQQGAYGVFQAQDAGVDMAASPSARACRAAAGVVVQLTAISEEAQQMWLKKGAM; translated from the coding sequence AtggccgcagcgctcgtGGCGCGGCCCGAGAGCGTGGAGACGTgggaagcgctgctttcAGCACTGCTTCCCCCGCTAGCGCTGGTCGATGGCGTCCCGGACGCGTGCTCGATCGATCCCACGTGCGTGCCGCCGGCCTCGGCGCTTGGTGCGTGGTGGGCCACGATGCAGCATACCCTTCTGACCAATACGATCGTCACATGGGGCGCACAGCTCGCAgagcacgcgctgctccgccCTATACTGCGCGGCTACTTTGCACCGCATGCTTCCACAAGTGCGTGTGCGTGTGTGTGGCGGCATACCCTTCAGACATGCACCGAGCAGCttttcgccgcgcgccaagcgcagaTCCACCCCGCGGTGCGCACAGCGCTTGGCGATGTGCTGGGCATGTTTGGTGAGGGGGATGTAGTGTTGCGCATGCTGTGTGCTTGCGATGcagagccgcgcgcagcgaagcgcgacgccatgTGGACGGATACGTGTGCCCAGCTCATTGCGCtgccattgcgcgcggcaaattTCTACGCACACGAAACGCCGGTGCCCGAGCAGGCGTATATGCAGCGCTTAGCGTTGTCATGGGagcgcgcacttgcgccggaACATGCCGAGCGtctcgccgtgcttgcggcgaAATTTGTGCGCACTGGCTACACCACGCCTCATCCATCGCGCACCTCTTTTTGGGAGGCAGTCATGCCTGCCATGATAGCCAGGTCTGTTGCACACGCCGCACCCCCCTTTCCCGCACCGTACACGCATGCATGGCGCACCGTGCTCGAGGCACTCGAGACGTGGCAAGGCGCTTGGGTACACACACTCGCACGCTACCTGGACCAAGCGTGCATTGCTCCGTCGCCCTGTGCGTGGCccctcgcgccgcatgaGCAAGGCCCCGGCACGGAAGGCAAGGCATTCTtctcgcagcgcgcactcGACGCACGCAACGCAGTGTATGCGCTCTTGGCACTAGTAGGCGGCGTACACGTAAACGGCCCGGACGCGCCCGACACGCAGTACACGACGCGCCTCGCCATGCTACATATCGGCAACGCATTCCCTAGCACTGTGTGGACGCCACTGATTGCCCTTGCATTCGCCGCGTGGCTCcacgacgatgcgctccaggAACTCGTTGCGTTCTGGAGCGAAAAAGAccgcatcgtgcgcgcctCTGTCAAGCAGGAGCAGTACCTTGCAGCGATGCTGCTTGCCTACACGACTACCGCGCGCACATTGCCTGCATGGAAGCACATTGccaccgcgccgcatttctTGCAGGGCGTCTCGAGCCACTTGGCGCACACCGATCCATGCGTACGCAGACTCGGTATGCTCGTCGCGGAATGTGTAAGCGCAGTGACCGTCACACCTCCTGCCAAGCCACTTGCATTTCCACGCGCGGTATGGGATGGCCGAGGCGAGGGGAAAGAAGTTTGCCGTgtcttgcgcgcactgcagcacACGTTCCGCATGGACCATGTCGTGGATGCGCGCGGTAACCTGGACGCATGGCAGGCGGCACTTGCCGTcacgcatgcgccgcctgccGTGGCATAcccggcggcgcgcgcgccgcctctgtcgctgcgccgcccggTGCGAAAAGCTccgagcaccgcgcgcgctaTGATCCACGTACTCGAGCCCGATGCCCCCTCTTCCACCTCGTCCGCCTACATTTCCTACGACACTCCCGCGCAGGCAGAGGACATGTCAGACGACGAGCCCGACTcgagcgacgacgaggtTGCGCCTGCGGCTGCACCGGGCACACTCGacactgcgctgcagaagcaCACGCCGCCTCCGGTCTACATCCACCAactcgcgccgcttgcgcgcgcacacgACTACCGCCAAAacaagctgctgctccgtcatgccgcgccgctgctccGGCGCAAGACGGGGTGGGGCAACGAGATTGCGGAGCACGCCACCGACTTGTGCATTgccttgtgcgccatgCAAGACACGTACCATATCCGCGATTttcagcagcggcgcatcgccgcgctcgcggcgctgtgcaccgCGTGCCCCGACCCTGCTGCGGACTGCATATTTGAGCAGCTCTTCCTGCCACACTACAgcgccatgcagcgcattgcaatGCTGCATGCGACCGCAGACGCTGCACAGGAATTGGCGGGGTGTAGTCCTACCCAAAGCCCTCccgagacgctcgagcaccttgccgatgtagctgcacagcgcgcgcggcagctcGGTGAGGACCAGGTAGTagcgtcggcgccgcatgcagATGCTGCGCGTCTGCATGCCGTGCGTGCTGCTCTCGCACGACCGCcagcgtttgcgccgcctggGAGCATCAAGCCGACGGTGCCGTTTGCCATGGTCGCTACGACTACGTTTCTGTACCCTCTCGCGAACCGCCTGTGGACGTAttggcgtgcgccgcggcgcttgtaCGCTGGGTCCGAGGCGCTGATGACGCCCAGTGTGCTCGCGGCACTtttgcacacgctcggTCTATTCTCTCATTTTGggcgcaatgccgcgcgcttttaCCGCGAGGCTGTGCCGGATTTGCTGCAGATCGTCGACCATGTTCTTGCGGAGTTGAACGAAGATGTGCTGGTGTgtggtgcggcgctggcactGGCACTTGTGCTACTTGATGCCGtccgcgatgcgcacatgGAAATGGCGCTTTTTCAGCAGCACGCTCcgttgcttgcgcggctccAGCAAGGGGCGTACGGCGTTTTTCAGGCGCAGGATGCGGGAGTGGACATGGCTGCATCgccaagtgcgcgcgcgtgtcgtgcagcagcaggcgtCGTCGTGCAGCTCACTGCGATCTCggaggaggcgcagcagatGTGGCTAAAAAAGGGGGCGATGTAG
- a CDS encoding uncharacterized protein (COG:S; EggNog:ENOG503NWMJ) codes for MSLFKKAQTAVAHNSSFPTFGNSELKNLQEWIHAEKLFVAANGKASNEIQKGADSLRTWGSSEGDDMSDVLSKIALLHEHLGRAQLRYNYFVSTMRLHLKSIRSREEAFGDLRNKKRHLASKIEGVEKKLAKMGPENKDLARVTSSLREMRGDMDVLRNEEVHQDAALGDFKRHTVAEAFSLTSGGLMELAEKSVVIAETTRLLSEEIPLGATIPGQVRAPYRNEARTERLLHEAIRQLDTIHFEPHQDAAQLSKEYGSPNVAGANEQFVPSMTPVPTDTAVDAAPGAGAGVAVGTASARSAYGRQSSGYPLEQSYQDDPNRGSQGWVAPGHESVLVHPPQEPIQGLPTVLEGDDTLEFGEEQALRERDAYTSLPVAQAEEHARNPPSYAQDTHPNEHPSRSYGPGFAAQREEVQAYQEPPSSRHAYPESNYAPQEPAPYFQDGGAGPYDAVSGLPSDAIPAYPPMPPGVPLYASLTPISRDSPMEEFAGEGNRAYFEGVGGTKALQAAAARSGNFPMDNFDMNSTPNMFVAGNEGRSFSPSALRPGMGGHGSHTGHGYRREIVQHDARDAVHPVQYAHPVHPVQPVQPVQPGVSYYPSAPGETYPDARVQYPQHEPPAYQPALPDVAHSPRGAAPPVQVGAYLPYVAAPVRSPLV; via the exons ATGTCCTTGTTCAAGAAAGCGCAGACGGCGGTCGCGCATAACTCGAGCTTTCCGACATTTGGGAACAGCGAGTTGAA AAATCTTCAGGAATGGATCCACGCGGAAAAGCTCTTTGTCGCCGCGAATGGGAAAGCGTCCAATGAGATACAGAAAGGCGCTGATTCTCTGCGCACATGGGGCAGCAGTGAAGGCGACGATATGAGCGATGTGCTCTCGAAaattgcgctgctgcatgaGCATttgggccgtgcgcagctgcgtTACAATTACTTTGTCTCGAccatgcgcctgcacctcAAATCGATCCGCTCGCGCGAAGAGGCGTTCGGCGACCTGAGGAACAAGAAACGCCATCTTGCATCCAAGATTGAGGGTGTGGAGAAGAAGCTTGCCAAGATGGGCCCGGAGAACAAggatcttgcgcgcgtcacgAGCAGCCTACGCGAAATGCGCGGCGATATGGacgtgctgcgcaacgagGAGGTGCACCAGGACGCCGCCCTGGGCGACTTCAAGCGCCATACAGTTGCTGAGGCGTTCAGCCTTACGAGCGGTGGGCTCATGGAGCTTGCAGAGAAAAGCGTCGTGATTGCAGAGACCACAAGACTGCTTTCGGAAGAAATTCCACTTGGCGCGACCATCCCCGGCCAGGTTCGTGCGCCGTACCGCAACGAGGCGCGTACGGAGCGGCTCCTCCACGAAGCCATCCGCCAGCTCGACACGATCCACTTTGAGCCGCACcaggatgcggcgcagctgaGCAAAGAGTACGGGTCGCCAAACGTGGCCGGCGCAAACGAGCAGTTTGTGCCGTCCATGACCCCAGTTCCCACCGACACGGCCgtggacgccgcgccgggtgcaggcgcaggtgtGGCTGTGGGCACCGCCTCGGCACGATCCGCATACGGCCGCCAGTCGTCGGGCTACCCGCTCGAGCAGAGCTACCAGGACGATCCTAACCGGGGCAGCCAAGGCTGGGTCGCTCCTGGCCACGAATCTGTGCTTGTCCATCCGCCGCAGGAGCCCATCCAAGGACTGCCGACCGTGCTCGAAGGTGACGACACGCTCGAGTTTGGCGAAGaacaggcgctgcgcgagcgagaCGCGTACACGTCTTTGCCCGTCGCCCAGGCAGAAGAGCATGCTCGAAATCCACCGAGCTATGCGCAGGATACACACCCCAACGAGCACCCCTCGCGCTCCTACGGACCTggctttgctgcgcagcgcgaagAAGTGCAGGCGTACCAGGAGCCGCCTTCTTCTCGGCATGCCTATCCTGAGTCTAActatgcgccgcaggagCCCGCGCCTTATTTCCaggacggcggcgcgggtCCGTACGACGCCGTGTCGGGGCTGCCGAGTGATGCTATTCCTGCGTAcccgcccatgccgcctgGCGTCCCTCTATATGCGTCCCTCACGCCCATCTCGCGCGACTCTCCCATGGAAGAGTTCGCGGGCGAAGGCAACCGCGCCTATTTTGAAGGCGTCGGCGGCACAAAAGCACTGCaggctgctgcggcgcgctctgGCAACTTTCCCATGGACAACTTTGACATGAACAGCACGCCAAACATGTTTGTAGCTGGTAATGAGGGGCGCAGTTTTTCTCCGTCTGCTCTGCGTCCTGGCATGGGCGGGCATGGATCGCATACCGGGCATGGATACCGCCGTGAGATTGTGCAGCatgacgcgcgcgatgctgtcCACCCGGTGCAGTATGCCCATCCCGTCCATCCAGTCCAGCCCGTCCAGCCCGTCCAGCCGGGTGTTTCCTATTAcccaagcgcgcctggTGAGACGTACCCCGACGCTCGAGTTCAATATCCCCAACATGAGCCCCCCGCGTACCAGCCAGCGCTCCCGGACGTAGCACACTCTCCTcggggcgcagcgccgcccgtgcAAGTCGGTGCGTACCTGCCGTACGTcgccgcgcctgtgcgctcTCCACTCGTTTAG
- a CDS encoding ribonuclease P (EggNog:ENOG503PJYT; COG:S) yields the protein MRYDAPCSSQLDLLLPQASARDAVMALDDWTAPGPCIARVPLSLFFEPAFVAQYVRSGSLYALGATKLDTEDTVCLDGQGMLVLSLSKDTYQTLGLVGRPSRYAHGASGRAGDRTSGPSTRYIVELPLLAPSFVPGRKGYERARTCIEAWDAARGKWALFFVWTPPQDLTAGSRKSWAPIVFPSSVCAADVHPVHTKLDAADIDDAWIPCWNETVACTAPLESDQGADACTGLLEWAGLAALHSPRLRTYDRCDATIAQYTPMAPSSPGRYWHLSARGIFPPSLLLKVQMAVLATRPAWAVMTATGFTDTPVAWRSKHPGLGLALGSGASLAAQDAPVTKKARHKGHTRRGEAEHGMLRTGENGWTLLMRRAAPTAYASLLVASVELDTHL from the exons ATGCGGTACGATGCGCCCTGCTCATCCCAGCTCGATCTTCTCCTCCCACAGGCGAGTGCGCGAGATGCGGTGATGGCGCTGGATGACTGGACGGCGCCGGGCCCCTGCAtagcgcgcgtgccgctgtCTCTCTTTTTTGAGCCTGCGTTTGTCGCACAGTATGTGCGGAGCG GCTCCTTGTACGCACTAGGCGCGACCAAGCTCGATACGGAAGATACAGTATGCCTTGATGGCCAAGGGATGCTTGTGCTTTCTCTGTCTAAAGATACCTACCAGACTCTCGGGCTCGTCGGGCGCCCCAGCCGCTATGCCCACGGCGCCTCTGGGCGTGCGGGCGACCGGACAAGTGGCCCAAGCACTCGATACA TTGTTGAGCTTCCCTTGCTTGCGCCATCGTTTGTGCCTGGGAGAAAAGGAtacgagcgcgcgcgcacatgcaTCGAGGCAtgggacgcggcgcgcggaaaatGGGCCCTTTTTTTTGTGtggacgccgccgcaggaTTTGACGGCGGGGAGCCGGAAGAGCTGGGCGCCGATTGTCTTCCCTTCTTCtgtgtgcgctgcagacgtACATCCCGTGCATACTAAGCTCGATGCTGCCGACATTGACGACGCGTGGATCCCATGCTGGAACGAAACAGttgcgtgcactgcgcctcTTGAGAGCGACCAAGGCGCCGATGCATGCACGGGCCTGCTCGAGTGGGCTGggcttgcagcgctgcattcgccgcgcctgcgcacGTACGACCGCTGCGATGCGACCATTGCACAGTACACGCCGATGGCACCGAGCAGCCCGGGGCGATACTGGCATctttccgcgcgcggcatctTTCCTCCGTCGCTCCTCCTAAAAGTACAGATGGCCGTGCTTGCCACTCGCCCGGCGTGGGCAGTTATGACAGCTACAGGATTCACCGATACACCCGTagcatggcgcagcaagcaccCCGGATTGggcctcgcgctcggctctggcgcttcgctcgctgcgcaggacGCGCCTGTGacgaaaaaggcgcgccaCAAAGGGCATACGCGGCGTGGCGAGGCCGAGCAtgggatgctgcgcactgGAGAGAATGGCTGGACGCTGCTgatgcgccgtgccgcgcccacGGCCTATGCATCCCTCCTTGTAGCCTCGGTAGAATTGGACACGCACCTGTAG
- a CDS encoding uncharacterized protein (EggNog:ENOG503NYGR; COG:S) translates to MRLAAVSGSALRAGLAHHARALGTTRHISNEKQGFLDSLIHGDSDAKASLYPDMRPEGHTEVYEIRRVMVPPKYADAYRAVVANKRLEMNTKLAEHYHDVLESAGSWEVVIGNVGNFCYDKVEQGSVTDPVQQEFREKVAPYVTGRRNWITQAFTFWNSINKLHNQDKLFELRTYNLKPGKLLMWEREWRQGLDARRPFAEPVGAWFSHIGALHTVFHMWEFDSLAQRETTRADAWQLETWRKTVDRTVPMINSMNSQIMRPLSRPN, encoded by the exons ATGCGTCTTGCTGCCGTTTCCGGGAGCGCTCTCCGTGCAGGACTAGCgcaccatgcgcgcgctctggGCACGACACGCCACATAAGCAACGAGAAGCAGGGATTCCTAGATTCTCTCATTCACGGCGACTCGGACGCGAAAGCGAGCTTGTACCCCGATATGCGGCCCGAGGGCCACACAGAAGTGTACGAGATTCGGCGTGTGATGGTCCCGCCCAAGTACGCCGATGCGTACCGTGCAGTTGT CGCTAACAAGAGACTTGAGATGAATACCAAACTTGCCGAACACTACCACGACGTGCTGGAGAGCGCGGGGAGTTGGGAGGTAGTGATTGGCAATGTGGGCAACTTTT GCTACGATAAAGTAGAGCAGGGCAGTGTGACGGACCCGGTGCAGCAAGAGTTCCGCGAGAAGGTAGCTCCTTACGTGACTGGCCGCCGCAACTGGATTACGCAGGCGTTCACCTTCTGGAACTCGATCAACAAGCTTCACAACCAGGACAAGCTGTTTGAGCTGCGTACGTACAACTTGAAGCCGGGGAAGCTGTTGATGTGGGAGCGCGAATG GCGCCAAGgtctcgacgcgcgccgtccttTTGCAGAGCCGGTCGGAGCATGGTTTTCGCACATTGGCGCATTGCACACGGTGTTCCATATGTGGGAGTTTGACTCGCTGGCACAGCGTGAGACGACACGGGCGGATGCGTGGCAGCTCGAG ACTTGGAGGAAGACGGTGGACAGGACTGTTCCTATGATCAACAGCATGAACTCGCAGATTATGCGCCCTCTTTCGCGCCCGAACTAA
- the MET8 gene encoding Bifunctional dehydrogenase and ferrochelatase (COG:H; TransMembrane:1 (o246-267i); EggNog:ENOG503NYT8), protein MTLPALVPGGSLLLAWQLRNKHVLLVGGGEVAASRLVHAKNADAHLTVMAPRGGLCAEMQHRLATHAIDTYLDASFTQPSELVCKETGAYYDMVLVAIDDPGLSRQLCAWCRELRIPVNVADVPPECDFYFGSVLRRGPLQVLVSTGGKGPRIARLVRQRLEDALPPSVADAIDNVGVLRAKLREMAPLPAQSHARMTWMSDVCDTYTLEQLAALDDAQMARLLHGFASRTVPLHTSNGTLGTVHAYAAFVVGAAAMAAAIVCMSLVGKEDKGWIAL, encoded by the coding sequence ATGACCTTGCCTGCGCTCGTGCCGGGCGGAAGTTTGCTGCTTGCGtggcagctgcgcaacaagCACGTCCTGCttgtcggcggcggcgaggtTGCGGCGAGCAGGCTTGTGCATGCGAAGAATGCCGATGCACACCTGACGGtcatggcgccgcgcgggGGCCTATGTGCGGAAATGCAGCACCGCCTTGCGACGCACGCTATCGATACCTACCTGGATGCGTCCTTTACACAGCCATCAGAGCTTGTGTGCAAAGAGACAGGCGCGTACTACGATATGGTGCTTGTCGCGATTGATGATCCTGGATTGTCGCGCCAGCTGTGTGCTTGGTGCCGCGAACTTCGGATCCCCGTCAATGTCGCTGACGTGCCGCCCGAGTGCGACTTCTATTTTGGGTCCGTGCTGCGGCGGGGGCCGCTGCAGGTGCTTGTATCGACAGGCGGCAAAGGGCCGCGTatcgcgcggcttgtgcgccagcGACTGGAAGACGCACTGCCTCCGAGCGTCGCCGATGCCATTGACAATGTCGGGGtcctgcgcgcaaagctgcgcgaaatggcgccgctgcccgCCCAGAGTCACGCACGGATGACATGGATGTCGGACGTGTGTGATACAtacacgctcgagcagcttgccgcgctggacgacgCGCAAATGGCGCGACTTTTGCACGGatttgcatcgcgcactgtgccgctgcacacgtcGAATGGGACGCTGGGGACGGTGCATGCGTACGCGGCATTTGTGGTGGGCGCCGCTGCTATGGCCGCTGCTATTGTGTGTATGTCGCTCGTGGGCAAGGAAGACAAAGGATGGATAGCATTGTAG